GATAATCTTTGTTATAGTTGCCATCATCACGTTCATATTGTAACGGGTTCTTTGAGGGACAAAAATAACAGGGGATCTTGCAGGATCATGCAGAAAAAGGTGCATCTCCCGGCATCCCTATTTTTCCCTCAAATTGGATCGTAAAAATGATCAAACCCTGAGGGAAATTTCCTTGCCTCACAAAGGTGTGATACCTGTGGATCATATCAAATTAAGTGAAAACAAGCAACTTGTTCTCCTTATTGGTTCGATTTATATTCTCTGTATCATAGCATTCTGGCCGCTCATGACAGCGTTTGTCTGGTCAGCTGCCATTGCGATAGCCCTGATGTCGTTTCATAAACGGCTTTCGGGAATAGTAAGGCCCTCTGTATCGGTAATATTCATTACGGTCTGGGTTCTTCTTGCAATTCTGCTTGCGTTGTCGGCATCTGCGAGTATCGTGTTTGGTAACATTGATCATATCGGGACCATGGTTGCCTCCATGGTACACGGTTTTAAAAATACCGGTGTTTCTGCAGTCCTGCCAACATTGACCGAAGCACAGCTTTCCCATATGCCCGATACCATTAACCAGTTAATGCTGCAATCGCTTCTGTCGCTGACAAGTAATGTCATGCAGTCATTTATGTCAATTATTATCTTTTTCCTCTCGCTGTCGATGCTTCTGTATTACGGAGAAGAGATATGGGATACCCTGACCCAGGCACTTCCTCTTAAACTCTATTCAGCAGTAGAAAAAATGGTGGAGATTTCCTCGAATACTATCTATGCCCTTATTATTGTCCAGATTTCCGCAGCGTTTATTGCATTTGTTCTTGCTCTGCCGTTTTTTTACTTCCTGGGTGTAGATACACCCTTCCTGTATGCTATCCTGATCGGTATTGCTACCCTGATCCCACTCTTCGGTTCGCAGATTATGCTCCTCTTCTTTGCACTCTATTTTATCAGTGTCGGGGATATCTGGAGAGCCGGTGTTACCCTCGTTGTGGGGTATCCGCTTTTGAGTGCATGGATTGATTTCTATTACCGGCCGGTGGTGATGGGGCATCGGGTTGCCATTCCCCCGGTTATGATGATGATCGGTATCTTAGCCGGCGTCCCGTTCATGGGCATTGTAGGATTTATTATTGGTCCGGTGCTCATCGCACTGGCAGTAACCGGAACCAGGATGCTTGGTGAAGTGATACACGACCCGGAATCGGAATCTGTCCAGAACTGATTTTTTCATACGATCGGCCCATTTCCTATCCCTCCCCAATCGCTTCTCTTATCTCCCCTCCCGTGCAATTTAGTGTGTATGATGCACGAGCCGCCGGCAAAAAAGGTCCTCTTCTGGTGTGAGCAGTGCAATGTGCCGCTGGTGGCAAAGAGCTGTGCGTGCGGGGCCGAGGGCAAAAAGATCGAACTGCTCCAGCCCTACGATGTCCGCCCAGCCCTTGCAGCGGATGCAGCACTCATTAAAAAACTCGTGCAGGAGCGGTTCGGCAATGTCCCGCTTGCAAAAATTCTTCTCCTGAACAAGACCGGGGGGGTTGACCGGGCGGATCTCGTAATCATGAACGGCGAGCGGTTCGGCTGGCTCACGTTCGATCCCGTGTCGCGGAAATTCAGCCTCGACCTTTCGCCCGAAGCGCTCCAGTTCATCCTCCCGCATGCCACGCAGGGGATCATCGATCTCGACACCCACACGAATGTCCGGCAGGAGCAGGGTCGCGTTGGCGGCAAACGGATCGCGCTCAAGATCCCCGTGCCTGACGGGACTGTGATCGTCAAGTACAAGAGCCGGTTCGGGACCGGCATGGTAAAAGAAGGGTCCATCAAGGTCAAAGAGCTCATTACGGTCGTGCCCCGGACGCCGAAAAACCCCGGCTGGGATGTGGCAATCGAGAAGAACAAATTCCACTTAAAAAATCTTGAACGCCATGCGATCCGGGCGATCAAGCAGCACATCAATGACCGCCCGACTGCAAACGTCTCGTTCTCCGGGGGAAAGGACAGCACCGCAATCCTCCATATTGCCCGGAAAGCCGGTGTGAACAAAGCGTTCTTCATCGATACCGGCCTGGAATTTCCCGAAACGATTGCGTTCATCGAATCGGAGGGCGTTGAGATCATCCGGAGAGCCGGCGACTTCTGGCAGGCCGCAGAAAAGGCCGGGCCGCCGGGCAAGGACAACCGCTGGTGCTGCAAAC
The sequence above is drawn from the Methanomicrobiales archaeon HGW-Methanomicrobiales-1 genome and encodes:
- a CDS encoding AI-2E family transporter; the protein is MIPVDHIKLSENKQLVLLIGSIYILCIIAFWPLMTAFVWSAAIAIALMSFHKRLSGIVRPSVSVIFITVWVLLAILLALSASASIVFGNIDHIGTMVASMVHGFKNTGVSAVLPTLTEAQLSHMPDTINQLMLQSLLSLTSNVMQSFMSIIIFFLSLSMLLYYGEEIWDTLTQALPLKLYSAVEKMVEISSNTIYALIIVQISAAFIAFVLALPFFYFLGVDTPFLYAILIGIATLIPLFGSQIMLLFFALYFISVGDIWRAGVTLVVGYPLLSAWIDFYYRPVVMGHRVAIPPVMMMIGILAGVPFMGIVGFIIGPVLIALAVTGTRMLGEVIHDPESESVQN